The window CCCACCTGTAGATACACGGCCTTTTCAATATTCAAAAGCTTTGCTAATTGCGCCTTTCGTTCTGTCACATCATCGTATTCGATTAGTAATGTTGCTTTAAGGTTGGAGCCGTCAGGAATTAACGGGTTATATGCTTCAAGCTCTTCGTTTATACCGGTCGCTTCAAATATCCGTTCAATGCGCAACATTTCCTGGATCTGATATTGGATAGTTTTTCTATCTTCAAACAAAATTCTTATATGTTCTGCAAGTGTCAGTTGCCGGTTTTTCTTATGAGCCATTACCTCATTGCGAAATGCTGGTCGAAACTGCGCGTAGTCTTCTAACGACCAAAGCTGTTGTCTGTCTAACTTTTCCATAATTTGCTCCTTATACCAATCCCATTAAATTATTGCTCACTCAGTGAGAATTTAAAGGCTTTTAGACAAGGCTTTGTTTGCAGAGAATGGTTATTCCATTATCTCAAAGTCGGCCAAAATCAGTAACGCGGGATAAACGCCTTTAAAAGTCACCCGTAGGGAGTTAGTGAGAGGCCCATTTACGGCCCTATATTTCATTAATATAGAATGACTATATCAATAAAATCTATGTTGTAACTGAACCTCTGCCCTAACTCTGAGTTGTGCACAAACTTAGCGGAATTGGTATCAATCTAACCCGTATGCCATTCGCAATAGGGTCATCGGGTGACTTGCGGTGTCTACCGATTCCGCCAGATGAACTATTTGTTTGCTAGCCATCGGGCAGTCGCTGGCGTGATATGCAGGCTTAACCTGGTCGACTTTGCGCACCACTGGTCGCGCTATTTTTACTGACTTATCATAAGATTCCGCTTTCACCGCGTAGGTACCATCATGACCTGAGCAACGTTCTTGAACGTGCACCTGAGTATTGGGGATCATCGACAAAATATCCCGGGTTTTCAGGCCGATATTCTGCACCCGCAAATGACAGGCTACCTGATAGGTGATGTCACCTAAATCTTTACTAAATTCGGTATTGAAAGCCCCTTGTTTGTGGCGTAGGAACAGGTATTCAAACGGATCAAAGAAGGCCTCTTTCACCGCTTGAACCTGCTCATCATCGGGATACATCAAGGGGATCTCTTGTTTGAACATTAGAACGCAAGAGGGGATGGTAGACGTCAGGTCGTAGCCTCTCATGACCAAATCATGCAGCATAGCAATATTGCTTTGTTTGGCTTTGTGTACGGCATCTAAATCGCCCAGTTCCAGTTTTGGCATGCCACAGCATACTTCACTCGGCGTCAACTCCACCTGAATGTTGTTGTGCTGGAATACCTTGATCAAGTCTAACCCGGTTTGCGCGTCATAACTGTTGCCATAACAACTGGTAAACAGCGCTACTTTACCTTTGGTTCTGCCAAGCTCTTCCACACGCTGAGGTTCAATCACTTTACCTGCTTGTTTGCGCAAAGTATTCGATGAAAATTCTGGCAATGGCGCTTTGTGATGGACGCCAAACGATTTTTCCAGGGTTTTTCGAAAGCCTTCACTTTTATTAAGCTTGTTGATGGTAACGTCAACGACCGGAATGGTGCCCATTTTTGCAACCATATCGGTGTTGGTAATAATACTGTCTCTTTTGCTAGCACCTTGCTCTTTAAAATGAATTGCTTTTGCTCTTAGCATCAAATGAGGAAAATCGACATTCCATTCGTGCGGAGGCACGTACGGACATTTGCTCATGTAGCACATATCACACAGGTAACATTGCTCTACCACTTTGTGATAATCGTCGGTACTGACACCATCGACTTCCATCGTCTCGGATTCGTCTACCAAATCGAATAACGTTGGAAATGCATCGCAAAGACTTACACAACGGCGGCACCCGTGGCAAATGTCATAGACCCGCTCAAGCTCTTTGTTGAGGCTGTCTTTGTTCCAGTAATCTTCGGATTGCCAGTCGATAGGATGTCGGGTAGGGGCTTCAAGACTCCCTTCCCGGTTTCTGTTTTCGCTCATGGTTTGACTCTCGCAAATAGGCTAAGAGCATCCTTCTCCGTTAAAGAGAAGGATGAGGGGACGTAAGGTTACTGGTCTAAATTGTCCAGGGCTTTCTGGAAGCGATTGGCATGACTACGCTCTGCTTTGGCAAGCGTTTCAAACCAGTCTGCAATTTCATCAAAACCTTCATCACGGGCGGTCTTCGCCATGCCCGGATACATGTCGGTATATTCGTGAGTCTCACCGGCAATCGCAGTTTTCAGGTTGGCTTCAGTACCCCCGAACGGCAGGCCGGTGGCCGGGTCGCCAGTTTCTTCAAGATATTCAAGATGGCCATGAGCATGGCCGGTTTCACCTTCAGCGGTCGAGCGGAAGACGGCTGCGACATCGTTGTAACCTTCGACATCGGCTTTAGAAGCAAAATAGAGATAGCGACGATTCGCCTGTGACTCACCCGCAAAGGCATCCTTGAGATTTTGTTCCGTTTTTGAATCTTTTAAAGACATAATGCCTCCATTTAAACAAGTAACGAAAGTACAACTAATAAAAGTACAAAGTAGTCAGCTTAACTATAGAAGATATTATCGGGCCTACTCGTGACTATTTTTGATTAGGTTGATTGAAAAAAATCGTTGATCCTGGATTGAACCGAAATTCACGAAACTGACAATCGTAACAATTTCGTAATTAGGGCGGTTAAACGGTATGACTTGTTAAATTTTGGTGCTAGTATCATCGATGAAAAAGAGAAATAAAGACTTTATACCAATGCCACTAAGTGTTTACTCGCTCAGTGAGAATTTAAAGGCTTTTAGGCAAGGCCTTGATTGCAGAGAATGGTCGCTCCATTTTCAAAATCAGTAACGTAGTATAAACGCCTTTAAAACTCACCCGTAGGGAGTTCACCAGAGGCTCATTTGCGGCCCTAGATTTCAGTAATATAGAATGACTATATCAATGAAATCTATGTTGCAACTGCACCTCTGCCCTAACTCTGAGCTGTGCAAAAATTTAATGGAATTGGTATTATTTCAATGAAGATATTTATCATGCGACATGGCGAAGCCGAGTTGCAGTCCGAATCCGATATGTCTCGTAAGCTCACCCAGCTCGGCGCTCTGGAAGCCGAAGTTATGGCGCGCTGGCTAACCAAAAAATCGGTAACTGTCGATGCGATTCTCGTCAGTCCTTATGTCCGAACTCAGCAAACCGCTGCACTTATGAATGAAAAGCTAGGTGGTGAATTGTCATTGCAAACGCTGTCGATGTTGACCCCGTCTGGTTCGGCAACCGATTGCCATGATTATCTTGATGGCACTCTAAGCCTTGAACGCTGGGAAAATATTTTGATTGTCTCGCACATGCCTCTGGTAAGTTATCTTACCGCTGAGCTCAGCCTGGAACGCAGTACACCAGTGTTTGCCACTGCGGCGATTGCCGAAATTGACTATGACGTTGAGCAAATGAAAGGAAATTTCTTAGGAATTTATACCCCGGACGATTTTTGCTAGTGTGCGTTATTGCGATTTAGAGCGCTTAAGCGCGCTGCTGTATCAGCGTTATTTGCTGAAAGGGTCGTCCGGTAAATCAAGCAGCACTAATAACGCTCCCATTCCACCCCATTCCAGCGGTGCCTGATGAAATGCCAGCACTGCAGGGTGTTGAACTAACCAATGTGGTACCTTAGTTTTCAGTACCCGATTGCCAATTCCATGGATAATACAGGCACATTTCACATGTTGTTTGATACAACTCGCTAATAAAGCAGCAATTTCTTGTTTTGACTCTTGTTGTTTGAGGCCATGCAGGTCTAAAATAAGCTCCGGAGTATATTCTCCACGACGTAATAGCTTGGCTTCAAAGCTGTCGGCATCTTCCCGAACATATTTCATCGGTCCCGTGCTTGGTAGCTGGGGCTCAAATTCATCGGAAAAATGAAATTGTTGTTTTTCAAAGCGTAAACGTTGGCTTTGTTGCTTCTTTTGCGATTGCGTAGGTTGTTTTAAATTTACCTTATCCTGTGAGATGGGTTTCACGGAACCCATGGCTTGTTCAAAAAGCGCTTTATCGTCTTGGTTAAGGGGAGTTTTAGATTTCATCTGGCTATTCTAGTTGATAGCGATTGACGAGAAAATAGTTAGGTTTGTTTTTGGGTGACAAATTTTTCCGAAAGTCACCAATTT is drawn from Thalassotalea sp. PS06 and contains these coding sequences:
- the sixA gene encoding phosphohistidine phosphatase SixA, with amino-acid sequence MKIFIMRHGEAELQSESDMSRKLTQLGALEAEVMARWLTKKSVTVDAILVSPYVRTQQTAALMNEKLGGELSLQTLSMLTPSGSATDCHDYLDGTLSLERWENILIVSHMPLVSYLTAELSLERSTPVFATAAIAEIDYDVEQMKGNFLGIYTPDDFC
- a CDS encoding heterodisulfide reductase-related iron-sulfur binding cluster, with translation MSENRNREGSLEAPTRHPIDWQSEDYWNKDSLNKELERVYDICHGCRRCVSLCDAFPTLFDLVDESETMEVDGVSTDDYHKVVEQCYLCDMCYMSKCPYVPPHEWNVDFPHLMLRAKAIHFKEQGASKRDSIITNTDMVAKMGTIPVVDVTINKLNKSEGFRKTLEKSFGVHHKAPLPEFSSNTLRKQAGKVIEPQRVEELGRTKGKVALFTSCYGNSYDAQTGLDLIKVFQHNNIQVELTPSEVCCGMPKLELGDLDAVHKAKQSNIAMLHDLVMRGYDLTSTIPSCVLMFKQEIPLMYPDDEQVQAVKEAFFDPFEYLFLRHKQGAFNTEFSKDLGDITYQVACHLRVQNIGLKTRDILSMIPNTQVHVQERCSGHDGTYAVKAESYDKSVKIARPVVRKVDQVKPAYHASDCPMASKQIVHLAESVDTASHPMTLLRMAYGLD
- a CDS encoding DUF3501 family protein; this encodes MEKLDRQQLWSLEDYAQFRPAFRNEVMAHKKNRQLTLAEHIRILFEDRKTIQYQIQEMLRIERIFEATGINEELEAYNPLIPDGSNLKATLLIEYDDVTERKAQLAKLLNIEKAVYLQVGNFEKVHPICNEDLDRQTDEKTSSVHFLRFEFSRAMITAWFQGEPVFVGVEHANYPRVHEALADNVRGALQEDFDPPALKH
- the smrB gene encoding endonuclease SmrB codes for the protein MKSKTPLNQDDKALFEQAMGSVKPISQDKVNLKQPTQSQKKQQSQRLRFEKQQFHFSDEFEPQLPSTGPMKYVREDADSFEAKLLRRGEYTPELILDLHGLKQQESKQEIAALLASCIKQHVKCACIIHGIGNRVLKTKVPHWLVQHPAVLAFHQAPLEWGGMGALLVLLDLPDDPFSK
- a CDS encoding rubrerythrin family protein yields the protein MSLKDSKTEQNLKDAFAGESQANRRYLYFASKADVEGYNDVAAVFRSTAEGETGHAHGHLEYLEETGDPATGLPFGGTEANLKTAIAGETHEYTDMYPGMAKTARDEGFDEIADWFETLAKAERSHANRFQKALDNLDQ